A window of Chanos chanos chromosome 15, fChaCha1.1, whole genome shotgun sequence genomic DNA:
ACTCCTGCTTCCACCACCAGACcagtcacagacagaggacaatAGCGCTATAGGCATCTTTTCTGGCAGCCAGAGCCTTCTGATCCAACATTAATACAATCATGTGTAACacaagaccccccccctccccccccaaataaaGCCCCATCTCGTCCATCTCCTGTTCCCTTTTCTCATTACATCAAGTTTCTGTTTGGCTGATCAAGGACGTTTTAGTCTCATGGCTTCATTATGTTCCACAACCCcaaggttgttttttgtttttttttgttttagtcgTGTTTTATGTAATTACTCCCTTTCATAATGTGTGTGGTGGtgagtgggggtgtgtgtgagtgtccttgtgtgtttgcttgcacATGCTTATGTTTCCATTTATTAGAGGAGACTCTTGCCTAAtgagactgagagaatgagaaatagcCACGCTGGAAAAGGAGTGACACGTTACCTCCCGTAAGCGGTTAGAACTACCGTGAAAGGAAATACTTGTTTGTCAAGGCAACCTCTCATTTCTACCTCGGTCTCGAAAAACTAACTAAACCTGATTATCATACAAATGTGAATTTGTCACTTCCAAGCAAATTCAGCCATGTTGACAACCAAAGGTCAGAGCAGCATACCCACTCAAGTTGACTTAAGGCAACGCATCGTTAAAACAAGCCCCCCGGAATACACTGAGCTCTGTTTGAGAAGTCACAGGGAGAATGATGTCATAGCAATTGGTTTCAGCTCAGGAGATCACACGGTGACTGCCTGATGAGGGTCTGTTGATctagagtgtgtttgttagtcTCCTCATCTGTGTACTTCTGACAGACTGACAAATAAGGGGActatccctaacacacacacacacacacacacactgctgtggagtgtgtgggtgtgggaaGAGCAAGGACAGGGGTGTTAAAAAATACATGAGCGGCTTCCTCTACCTATCCATCTAcccatacatccatccatccatccatccatccatctacaaggccttctctctctttctcacctccAACAAACTGGATGCCTCCGGCCACCCGTCCGATGGTGCGGGAGATGAGGTCTGACACACAGCAGCCCATGAGCGCGGTGAGGgccaccagcagcagcagcccgCAGCCTGTTCCCGTGACGACCGTGCAGATGCGCCACTCAAGGCTGGGAATGCCCTGGAAGGAGGCATAACGGCCACACTGCTCCAGCATGACCGTGCCACCCCGGGCCTCGTCCCTGATTGGGTAAGAGCATCGTCGGAACGTACCAAATGACACCGGCTTCCCCATCTGCGAGCCCAGAAGCCAATAAGGCATGAAAAACCCCACGCAGGAGGCTGCCGCACAAAGGAAGGAGAGCAGAGCCCAGACGACACCGGCACAGGTCAGACTGGACGCCATATCAGAACAGACCCAAGACTTGGCCTTTCAGAAAAATTTAGAGAGACACCAAGATGGTTTTAGCACGGCCTCTGGTTCATCCAGCTGTGGGGGCAAAATTGGTTTTTCAATCCAGGACTACCaaggcagtctgtctgtcctccttTCAATTTGGTGACCTCtgtggtacaaaaaaaaaaaaaaaagttgagatAAATCAGAAATTCATTGAAACGAGGGGGCAAAGCTTTGTGctgaattgaaaaatagaggGTTGAAAAAGAATATGAATTCCAAAATGACATGATGTTAATGCAGCACATTACGCCAAATTAACATAGATGTATAAATCAAATATGCTAACAGCAGAAAGTGAATCTAAATTGGATTTAATTTAAGCGCTTGGGGGAAAATTAGGGTATTTTGAAACAGTAATCAAGATTAAACTGCGCCACATTAAATTTTCCAGAAAGCAAAGACTGATTTTGATGTATACGGCGTTGTAAAATTACTTTGTTAGTCTACCTGTTCAACCAATTCATGCTGACTGGAGCGCGCAATAACGTTATGTATCAGCAAGTCTTATAAAAGCTCTGTAGTTACAGATTGACAGATTTTATTACTCTCGCCCCAAGAAATCAAAGCATGTGCTACTTACTGTTAATCTACAATAGGCGAGAAGAATACACAAAATGGAAATACTCGtaaaacattacacaaaacaaGCCACAGCGCATCATCAAGCAGTTCTGAACAGCACACAGCTGATGCAAGTGTGAATGTCTAAATCGCACGTGGAAGAACTGAACTGTCCTTTATGTGTCGTTGTCCGAGCTTTGCACAGAGCTTTTATCTTCTTGTTAAAaattaatgtaacaaaactgaATAATAAAACGCCGAACACTCACTCTTTTCGttcatttatctgtactgttactGACACTTACGATAAACTCATGTCGGCTTCGCACAGCATTCTTGTCCAACGTATGTTGTAAGGAGTTCGTTGGCACAGCTGGTTGAACCATTAAGTAGAACCACACACCTTTACTACACGACAGACTCTGAGACAGTCGCGCTTCGAATGGGACACTCACTGACTTAGTGGCGGCTGTTAGAGCGCAAGAGCGCTATCAATCTCGCTATCCTCCGCCCACGGGGTGGTACACTGGAGCGTCGAATTGATAGACAGCACAAGACTCCGCCTGGTTGCTGTAAGTCCTCACGGCACCTGAAATACGATGTTGGTTTGAACGTTCGTTCTGGGGGAGAATTGAGCCGTGCGGTCTAATTCACGCTAGAATTACAACCTCATTACAATCGTATTAAACAACACTAGTAGTTTAGTGTGCTATAAAAACAGTTCAACTCAAATAAGCCTGAGGCAAAATAAAGTCTTTAATCTTCATAACATCATGATTAAAAACAAGGCTGCATAAATGCGTAACCTTGTTAAGACATGCTTCAGTGGAGTGTGGCTTTGAATTGTGGAAACATGCTGTGGAGTACAGAGGATGTCAGCATTTAACTCTGAATACTTTTCTGCTGCAATTTATACTTccatgtctttgtttctttgtttttcactggTTGAGTACCGTCTTTTCTATACTGGGCACCTGCAAGGTTGTCAAAGACCTcaaagagaatgaggaagaatAATATATGCTTTATGAAACCCATTATTAGCAGACCAAGAACAGTAAGGTGCCTTGATTGCAGATTCTAGGTAACAGCCAAAAGgagccaaacacacaggggTTAGATACAAAGTCTTGGATCAATTAATGGAACAGTTCAGGTAGGAGCGCTGACACCACATTTCTGTCTGATCCTGAAAACAAAGGGAAATCCTTTCTATGTGCCCACCCTCTGGCCATCCCTCATGAATGTCAGTCACCTTGACCAATCATTATCAACACGTTTCCCCTTCCCAACTCCAGCTCAAACAAGGGACAAGGTCAAAGTTATGGTCCTCCAAACCATGTTAATGCTATTTTAATGATGTCTTAGGTTCAATCAATCAGTCTTCTTGTACCGTCGTTCCATGTAATACATTCTGAGCCGCGAGTCCACATTAGCAAGTCATTACATGTTTGACCTTTCAGGGGACAGGGTGAAAAAAGCGTGCATTAAGCAGCTATGTCACATTACAGCAGccagaaaaaaagcaattaaatttCAGAAGCGTAAAGTTTTGTCTTTCTGAACATAAGCATGTCATGATATTTCTGActgctgtgtttgatttgacTGGCTTTAGTGTTGCCTTCACTAACACCAACAGAAAAGACCCAGACAATTCAATTTGAGAAAggatttatgtaaatgtttaaaaccTTGCTGAGAATACAGGAGATCcactgataaaaatgaatgtcataTCCACTGTTTGCAATTCACTGCGTGCAGGTGGTGGAGCATCCAACAGAAAACAtctttgaattattttatttgattcagTGAATTTGACTTGGAAGTATTTGAAACAATACAATTTGACTTGTGGGAAAAATGAGAGTCATTTACTCATTTGTATGACTACGGCTCTTATGAAAGGAGGTGAAATTTCAAATCCAGAAATATGAGAAAGTCTTAATATGTCTGAGGAAGTTTAGCTTCAGTTGCATATTTTTGGAGCAGCTTGCATCAGGAACTGTGAAAAATATTTGGTTCCAGCACATTGGGAGATTTGATCCATATTAACGTAAAGTATGCCTTAAGATAGATACACGCTTCACTGAAGTTTTCAAAGTCGGAGAACAGGAAAATGTTTAGTTGCTGAGGAAAATGGAATGTACCATGGTCCTTATGGCCTGCGAATCGACGCCTTCTGTTCTGTAATTTTTTACACACCACAGAGGAGATGTAAGAAAACAGCCtatccagtagaaaccagtgtTACTATTCATACTCACATTCAGTTTCCTCCAAAATGCAACCGACAAAccattttaatcaaaatgtaagatgattttgtaaatgtgtgtggttatgttgGTTACCACAAAAGACTAAAAGATttatgggatgtgtgtgtgtgtgtgtgtgtgtgtgtgtgattcatccTCAAGCTATCTCAAAATCAACTGTCATTAGTGTTCCAAAGAAGAACACAAAGTCCTTGATGACAGCAAGGAGACCTTTGTCATCTCATACACCTAGCCTATTGATTCTAATCTTGTCATTCCCCCAGATTAAACTGGGGGAGGGGCAGTATGCAAAGGGAATAGGTgtagaaatggggggggggttcaaaatATGTCAAAGTCCTAATTTAGTTATGCATTTGGAATATATGTCTGTGCATTTCACAAGACTTGCAgccctaaaaaaagaaaactaagaTGCAAATTTCCGGAATCTCAGGCATTCGGACTTTCTCAGGAGTATTCACGTCATTGTCAGTTTTTGCGTGCTGCCAATTTTAACTAAGAGGTGTGTGATTAGTTTGTATTCTACAGCCCTTGGTAAAGTGTCATAAAGAATACCAGCTGCTATGTAGTGATTGACTGCTTCTTCAATCTGTCATGCTGTTTGCAAAAGCTGTATGTAtgctcaaacagagagagagagagagagagagagagagagagggggagatatgTTGTCTTAAATCAACACATACATCCCTTTATCTATCAGTGACAAACTCAAGGAAAATCTCCTCCAAATGTGTGACTGGATAATTTGTTTTGCTTATCATGAATGCTTTTGGGGTTTtgtacagaggaaaacagtCAATGAAATTCAATTACCATCTAATATAACCAATGAACTCAAGCAGAATACCAAACGTCATTGACGTCTCTGTGGAGCTATGCTTTGCACAGCGCTGCTAAATCATTAAGAAAATTTCCACTGTTAACAAAATCTGATGTATCACTCATTCTGTCATATGCTCAACTTTGCTCAAAAGAGTTCAAACGAATGCCGAATGCCAGTCCCTAATGgcaaaattcatttttaatgtgtttagaAAACTACATGCATGCTTTGCCTTGTAGAACCTTTTGTGGGTACTTCAGTAAAAGGAATCATTCCAAGTTAAACTAATCTAAAATCTAATTCAGTAGAGGAAATCGAGAAATACTGTTCGTCACATCACTGTTTGTCTCCACATTCATCATTGAAGTACAGAGTCTTGTGGccttgtgtttttaaagatgaGCTCCTTTTAAAATGTTCCCATACAAGAGTCAAATCTCTGTCTACTCCAAACACCTGTGTTCATCACTACCTCAGATCTTTATCCAAAACTTCATCTCTCAAAAGTGACACCATGGAAATAAGTGCCATCTTTGTTTGCCAAGTTTTAGTTTGGGTGTCgcatttaattattcatttgagTTTAACTATAGTTGAACCATTCTTCCCCATAAATATGCTTTCAGGATGGAATGGGCCGATGTGTCCAATATTTTTTTGTTGGAAATATTGACCAAAATTGAAtttacagtttgtctgtgtagGTCTGTTCATTGTAGCCTTGAAAGTTAGCTTAGAAAGGTGTATACGCACTTTGAGCCATTGTTtggttttattgatttttttaaggCAGAGTTTGCAGTTGTTTCTCACTTTAGTACTATTATGAAAGAATGTTCTTTGatgtggaaaaaagagagggaaactcTTGAACTGtcaggagtaaaaaaaaaaaaaaaaccttgctcATCATCAAGGCTCTGAAAAGGGCGATAGAAAGATCCTTTCTCAGTCATGTTTTGGAACAGAGGAGCATAAAAGCCCTGCTCTCCTCAACAATGCATCCACGCTAATGACACAAAGGTGTGTCAACACAGGACTGATGTTAATGGATGCCAGACTCAGGTAATTGCACAGTTCTTCAAAGAAAAGTACAGGTGTACAAGTTACTGGAGCCAGCCATCtggatgttttttgtgtgtgtatgtgtgcgtgtgggtggtTGTTTGAGTGCTATGGTGCAGAGGTGTATAACTTATTTTCttaaactaaaaaagaaaaacggtggatgtgtgagtatgtgagactGGTTTGAGCGACTTCTGTGTAAACAGAGCAGAATATGTGATCTTGTAATGTAAGTAAATGTAATTAAAGCCTGATTCTTCATTCTGGTGAGAAGTGTGTTCACATAATTTGCATTACCAGAGTGTCGGATAACCTTAGCAATAAGCAAGCAACTGTTTTGAAATTGAGgatgtcattgttttaaatcattcagTTCATGTAACGTTTCCAGATGCCCCATGAAAAGTATACCCTACCtcattgttttctcttctttctttctgtctttctttctttttttttttactacattgcaattctgtaacactACAATCTCCCCCGAGGAGCTATTGAATGCTTTCACCTGGAACTGGGAGGAAGGCTGtttaggaatttttttttccggaaTAATATCAGCTGGACTGGAATAGTGAAAATGTGCAGTTTTATCAGGATATAAAAAGGGGCACAGGTTTGGAAGTGGGGGCTCTTTGTTACAGTAAAAGAgctgaaataaaatacaagGTGAGAGTCTTAACAACTTTGCCCGTGTTCCTTGTGATCTTGTGAAGAGACAGGAGTTGATGATGTTTCAGTACGGAAAAATGTGAAGGAAGGAGGGATGGTCCAGTTTCCTTTTTCCCTCACACTCCTCTACGCATCTATTCTTCTACCACTCTATACTTGCCCccagtctctccctccccctctctctctctctctctctctctccccctctccctcaacTTTATTGTGATGACTGTACTACAGAGCTGCCAATACAATGGCCACATggtaaacaataaacagacacacaaatacatgacaAGAGAGAAAGTAATGAAGgctaaaaacaataataaaatattcattgtaTAAACTATGAACTTAATCACTGTCACAACTTTATGCAGTGGCTCTACGGTAACTTGTGACGAGCTCCTGCATACATAGCTGCTATAATATTCAATCTTGGGTCTTCATCTAATGTGTAACTCAATTATATTTGACAGGACCATAACATttggtactgtttttttttttttttaaattatttttgaaagaGGATCAAATTGTTTTATTATGTCACAGTGTATGCCCTGCgacggactggcgacctgtctaggatgtttccccgcctttcgcccaatgagggCTGGGATAGGCTCCCTGCCTTCTGCCCCGCCccgccctgccctgccctgccctgccctagAGAGAGTGCAGAGGCATCCTTCCCTGTGCAGACAGGTCTGTCTATGACAGCCTTTTTCACAATGGTCTGGGTATAGTTACTGAGTCTTTGGTGTTCAGTTAGTGTTTTCCTAACCTTGTGATTAGTCAAGGTAGTCAGATACGCCACTGTCACGCACAGTCCAAATAGCATGCgagttttattttgtgattttgtgttgtttttccaaCGGGCAATGTATTGTTCTTTTTGTTGCGTTATAATTGGAACGGGCCGGCCTGCATGAGCGCATTCCTAAAACATGGTGGTACCAGTGGCAGAATTCATTTTCAGGACCAGCTTGCAAGGGCGCTCTTCTCTATTCCATTCTCTTCTCTACATTCTTTTCTTGGAGAACttaaggtctctctctctctctctctcacacacacacagtgtgtaaaGATCTGTTCTTTTACCTCTCAGTGTAACAATATGAACAAGCACACTCGCGGGACCTTTATTCATTCCTGTTCTCCATCGTGTCTTGGAGTGAGAGATAGGGATATTCACTGCTTGTGTCCGGGAATTGGGAGAATCCTTGGAGGCGCAGCTCTGATAAGCCACAGCGGGTAAGACTGACCCCTTGAAAACCCTCTCTTTAATTTGCACACTCGCTAATTTGGTTTCATTATACGATTTGATTAAggagaaaaatcaaaattaattGGTGTCCAATCTCTTTGTGgtctttttcttatttcttagTTTAACCCTGAGGCACTGAATATCTTTGTCCCTGTAAATTTCTGCCAAGAACAGTCAATGAGAGCAGGTTACAGGCGCTGTGCAAACATCAATCAAAAAAAGATGTTAACCAGAAGCAAATCAGGAGGACAGGCAAAGTTTGGTACAGAGATTTTGGACAAAGAAACAGACCAggacaagaagaagaaataggAAGGCTATCAGACAAGAATAACATGGCTCAGAACACTCAGCTGAAATAAACTTTGAAAAGAGTAATGAGACAACAAAAGAGTGTTTATACTAGAGTCAGTTAAcaaggaacaggtgtgtgtgataATTAGTACATGAGCTGCATGAGCTGGTGGTTAATAGGCCAGTGAAACCCAATGCTGATTGGCCGAATCAGAGCTGGTGGTTAATAGGCCAGTGAAGCCCAATGCTGACTGGCCAAATCAGAGCTGGTGGTTAATAGGCCAGTGAAGCCCAATGCTGACTGGCCAAATCAGAACTGGTGGTTAGTAGGCTGGTGAAGCCCAGTGCTGATTGGCCAAATGAGCCAAAGTGAGGACGAAATGGAGGCATGATAGTTTCCCAAACTGGTTTAAACTTACAGATGTGAACTGTCACATCTTGATGTATTTCTTTAATAGAACTATAGCTTTATAACTTTTATGCCTTTTTATAATTCTTAGTTTTCTTATGATCATTGGAAACTTGGTTGGCTCAAATCTCTCATCTTTGCTATGGATGTTGTTCGTTTACAGGGCTTCAGGATACTCAGTTTTCTGGTAACAAGCCACAAGTTGAAGACTATTTTGTGACAGGAGAGCTGACATGTACCAGGCTAAAACACTTGGAGCTGCTGGGAATGACACCACATAGCCCATGAAGGTGTTAGATGAAACTTCTTATCAGTTCTTGTCACTCTTTTCAGGGTAGTGAACAAATATGGTGCAGAACACCAGGTTGAGATGTGAGGTGTAggcgaaggggggggggggggggggggttgcataaATATATGCACTGGAAGCTCTCTGAGGTACAATTAAAAAACGTTTTCTCACTCTAAACACCAAAAGTGTGCTTTCTGGCCACAGTTACTTCAAAAAGACTTTAGAAGAATTAGGTCCAATATTTAGCCTGTGCTCGATTTTTTAACTAGGCTTCAGAACTAAAGCGACCGATGGTGACGAAGACAAAAGCATCGTCTGCCGAGATGCGGCACAGAACACGTCAGCCCTGCTGATTACACGGCAGTCTGTCCAACAGACATGTGTAATAACACCACTAAAACCCTCTGCCCTCCCTCATTACCCTGAGAACTGCCAGTGCACCCATAAAATAAGTTCCAAACCAAGATTAATTGGGTTACGGTTTGACACATCTCTTACACCAGTAATTACTGACACGATTAAATGTTGACATGGGTTGTTGAAATCTTTGGAGCAAAGCCCTTCTGTGAGCA
This region includes:
- the lhfpl6 gene encoding LHFPL tetraspan subfamily member 6 protein, translating into MASSLTCAGVVWALLSFLCAAASCVGFFMPYWLLGSQMGKPVSFGTFRRCSYPIRDEARGGTVMLEQCGRYASFQGIPSLEWRICTVVTGTGCGLLLLVALTALMGCCVSDLISRTIGRVAGGIQFVGGLLIGSGCALYPLGWDSEEVKQTCSNSSNQFELGSCEIGWAYYCTGAGATVAMLVCTWLACFAGKKQKQYPY